The following are from one region of the Isoalcanivorax indicus genome:
- a CDS encoding glutathione peroxidase: protein MKRWRAWCAGLTLLASAAFAQGADCPDTLNHTFKRLHADEDVNLCDLAGQPVLVVNTASFCGFTGQFEGLEALYQRFRDRGLEIVGVPSGDFNQEARDEAETAEVCYANYGVTFTMTSPQSVRGSGAHPMFRLLAAEAGTPPRWNFHKYLLDADGKVVAQFPSQVAPQDARLVSAVESVLPDFSNRRDDVLTR from the coding sequence GTGAAACGGTGGCGAGCATGGTGTGCAGGGCTGACGTTGCTGGCGTCGGCAGCCTTCGCTCAGGGCGCGGACTGTCCGGATACGCTGAATCACACCTTCAAGCGGCTGCATGCCGATGAAGACGTGAATCTGTGTGATCTGGCGGGCCAGCCGGTGCTGGTGGTCAATACGGCCAGCTTCTGCGGCTTCACAGGCCAGTTCGAAGGGCTGGAGGCGCTGTACCAGCGCTTCCGTGATCGTGGCCTTGAGATCGTGGGTGTGCCGTCGGGTGACTTCAATCAGGAAGCGCGTGACGAGGCAGAAACGGCCGAGGTCTGTTATGCCAACTACGGCGTGACCTTCACCATGACGTCACCGCAGTCCGTGCGTGGCAGCGGTGCCCACCCGATGTTCCGTTTGCTGGCGGCTGAGGCGGGCACACCACCGCGCTGGAATTTCCACAAGTACCTGCTGGATGCCGACGGCAAGGTGGTCGCGCAGTTCCCCAGCCAGGTGGCCCCGCAGGACGCCCGGCTGGTGAGTGCGGTGGAGTCAGTGCTGCCCGATTTCAGCAATCGCCGAGACGACGTCCTGACACGGTAA
- a CDS encoding DUF3617 domain-containing protein, translating into MRFPSTLLALTGLLALPFTASAADPNIQPGEWEYANVTVMTMGDQKMPPQEDSHRECVTAEDLQNIDLLAGEGMEGCEVKNMNMQRSRMRYTVSCAADDGTRYTMNADMRMNGTTSEGVIKGDMDTPMGPMSMHITVSGRRLGDC; encoded by the coding sequence ATGCGTTTTCCCTCTACCCTGCTCGCCCTGACCGGCCTGCTGGCCCTGCCCTTCACAGCCAGCGCCGCCGACCCGAACATCCAGCCCGGCGAGTGGGAATACGCGAACGTCACCGTCATGACCATGGGTGACCAGAAGATGCCGCCGCAGGAGGACAGTCACCGCGAGTGCGTGACGGCAGAAGACCTGCAGAACATCGACCTGCTGGCCGGTGAAGGCATGGAAGGCTGTGAAGTGAAGAACATGAACATGCAGCGCTCGCGCATGCGCTACACCGTGAGCTGCGCGGCTGATGACGGCACCCGCTACACCATGAATGCGGACATGCGCATGAACGGCACCACCTCAGAGGGCGTCATCAAGGGCGACATGGACACGCCCATGGGCCCGATGAGCATGCACATTACCGTGTCAGGACGTCGTCTCGGCGATTGCTGA
- a CDS encoding sulfite exporter TauE/SafE family protein: MDPWLWLALFILVAYTIEAVTGFGSIVIALSLGAILLPIPALLPVLVPLNILMSGYLSVRHRRSIHWPTLLRLILPLMAAGTLAGYLVRPWLSASLLQIAFGVLIIWFAGRELWRMANNHVPRAHPAGVTRGLMLGAGLTHGLFASGGPLLVYALAGTRLDKARFRATLIAVWFTLNSLLTLIFLLDGSLASAAPKLVWYIPLLVVGVLLGEWLHHRVNEQRFRQLVFAMLLVTGFALLV, translated from the coding sequence ATGGATCCCTGGCTATGGCTGGCGCTGTTCATTCTGGTGGCCTACACGATTGAAGCCGTAACCGGTTTCGGCAGCATCGTCATCGCCCTGTCGCTGGGCGCCATCCTGCTGCCGATTCCGGCGCTGTTGCCGGTGCTGGTGCCGCTGAACATTCTCATGAGTGGTTACCTGAGCGTGCGTCATCGGCGGTCTATCCACTGGCCGACGCTGCTGCGCCTGATCCTGCCGCTGATGGCGGCAGGCACCCTGGCCGGGTATCTGGTGCGCCCGTGGCTGAGTGCCAGCCTGCTGCAGATCGCCTTTGGCGTCCTGATTATCTGGTTTGCCGGGCGCGAGCTGTGGCGGATGGCCAACAACCATGTGCCGCGCGCCCACCCGGCAGGCGTCACCCGAGGCCTGATGCTGGGTGCGGGTCTGACCCATGGCCTGTTTGCCTCCGGTGGCCCCCTGTTGGTGTACGCGCTGGCGGGCACCCGCCTGGACAAGGCGCGCTTTCGGGCAACACTGATCGCGGTCTGGTTCACGCTCAACAGCCTGCTGACGCTGATCTTCCTGCTGGATGGCAGCCTGGCGAGCGCGGCCCCGAAGCTGGTGTGGTATATCCCGTTGCTGGTGGTCGGGGTCTTGCTGGGCGAGTGGTTGCACCACCGGGTCAATGAGCAGCGCTTCCGCCAGCTGGTGTTCGCCATGCTGCTGGTGACCGGGTTCGCCCTGCTGGTCTGA
- a CDS encoding GNAT family N-acetyltransferase has product MPDINIETVSGQALRPWLDALARLRIRVFREWPYLYEGSEAYEREYLGMYAASPRSLMVLALDGDQVIGASSGLPLRDAEVEFQAPFAARGVALEDVFYFGESVLDARYRGHGLGHRFFDAREAFAHAHGFAITTFCAVQRPADHPARPAHYRPLDAFWQGRGYQRQPGMLTHFPWRDIGDAAQTDKPMQFWTRGLPSVSSQGDGGDTGILESQSGRQGGQQR; this is encoded by the coding sequence ATGCCTGATATCAACATTGAAACCGTCTCTGGCCAGGCGTTGCGGCCGTGGCTGGACGCGCTGGCGCGGCTACGCATCCGGGTGTTTCGCGAGTGGCCCTACCTGTATGAAGGCAGTGAAGCCTACGAGCGCGAATACCTGGGCATGTACGCGGCGTCGCCCCGCAGTCTGATGGTGCTGGCCCTTGACGGTGACCAGGTGATTGGCGCGTCCAGCGGCTTGCCTCTGCGGGACGCTGAGGTCGAGTTTCAGGCGCCTTTTGCCGCGCGTGGTGTGGCCCTGGAGGACGTCTTCTACTTTGGCGAGTCGGTGCTTGATGCCCGCTATCGGGGGCACGGACTCGGACACCGCTTCTTTGATGCGCGGGAAGCCTTTGCGCACGCGCACGGGTTTGCCATCACCACCTTCTGTGCCGTGCAGCGCCCGGCAGACCACCCGGCGCGTCCGGCTCACTATCGCCCCCTGGATGCCTTCTGGCAGGGGCGCGGCTACCAGCGGCAGCCGGGCATGCTGACGCACTTTCCGTGGCGTGATATCGGTGATGCCGCGCAGACGGACAAGCCGATGCAGTTCTGGACCCGCGGTTTGCCATCGGTCTCTTCACAGGGTGATGGCGGCGATACCGGGATACTTGAGAGCCAGAGTGGGCGGCAGGGCGGACAACAACGGTGA
- the mltF gene encoding membrane-bound lytic murein transglycosylase MltF, which produces MGLKFTIQASGLAIAAALLALVGCDRQRPLPTSLEAIRDGGTLVVLTRNAPTTYFIDRDEQPIGFEHDLVQDFARRLGVEVSFRLVHSIQDIQEELAHGKAHMAAAGLTRLDSRGEQFDFGPGYYEVQQQVVCHRSGAQPRNPGDLVGLSLLVIGGSSYDERLQYLRDTEHPDLTWQTDNSLSTELILQRVWEGEVDCTVADSNIVAINRRYFPELSVRFPLNEPEELVWLLPKGADALRDALHDWYEKANDEALITMVAARYYAHAEIFDYVDIARFVRRIDERLPEYRALFEEAGEAHGFDWRLLAAQAYQESHWNPLARSPTGVRGMMMLTLRTAGELGVENRLDAAQSIDGGARYLANLRDRLPERIEEPDRTWFALAAYNVGMGHLNDARILTEHAGGNPDRWLDVRDVLPKLSQPEYYRHLRFGYARGSEPVQYLQRIRNYEDILTQQLVYRAK; this is translated from the coding sequence ATGGGGCTGAAGTTCACTATCCAGGCCAGTGGCCTGGCGATAGCCGCCGCACTGCTCGCCCTTGTCGGCTGCGACCGGCAGCGACCTCTGCCCACCTCCCTGGAGGCGATTCGGGACGGCGGCACCCTGGTGGTGCTGACCCGCAACGCCCCGACCACCTACTTCATCGACCGCGACGAACAGCCCATCGGCTTCGAACATGATCTGGTGCAGGACTTTGCCCGGCGCCTGGGTGTCGAGGTGAGCTTCCGTCTGGTGCACAGCATCCAGGACATCCAGGAGGAACTGGCCCACGGCAAGGCGCACATGGCGGCCGCAGGCCTGACACGGCTGGACAGCCGGGGCGAACAGTTCGATTTCGGGCCCGGCTATTACGAGGTACAGCAACAGGTAGTGTGTCACCGCTCCGGCGCCCAGCCACGCAATCCGGGCGATCTGGTCGGCCTGTCACTGCTGGTGATTGGCGGTTCCAGCTATGACGAACGCCTGCAGTACCTGCGCGACACCGAACACCCCGATCTCACCTGGCAGACTGACAACAGCCTGTCGACCGAACTGATTCTGCAGCGCGTGTGGGAAGGTGAGGTGGACTGCACCGTTGCAGACTCCAATATTGTCGCCATCAATCGCCGCTACTTCCCCGAACTGAGCGTGCGCTTTCCCCTGAACGAGCCGGAAGAGCTGGTGTGGCTGCTGCCCAAGGGCGCCGACGCACTGCGTGACGCCCTGCACGACTGGTATGAAAAAGCCAATGACGAGGCGCTGATCACCATGGTGGCCGCGCGCTACTACGCCCATGCCGAGATCTTCGATTACGTGGACATCGCCCGTTTTGTCCGGCGTATCGACGAGCGGCTGCCGGAGTACCGGGCGCTGTTTGAAGAGGCTGGAGAGGCCCATGGCTTTGACTGGCGCCTGCTCGCCGCGCAGGCCTACCAGGAGTCCCACTGGAACCCGCTGGCCCGCAGCCCTACCGGCGTGCGCGGCATGATGATGCTGACCCTGCGCACGGCGGGTGAACTGGGCGTGGAGAACCGTCTGGATGCGGCCCAGAGCATTGACGGCGGCGCCCGCTATCTGGCCAACCTGCGCGACCGGTTGCCGGAACGCATCGAAGAGCCCGACCGCACCTGGTTCGCCCTGGCCGCCTATAACGTCGGCATGGGTCACCTGAACGATGCCCGCATCCTGACCGAACATGCTGGTGGCAACCCTGATCGCTGGCTGGACGTACGAGACGTGCTGCCGAAACTGTCACAACCGGAGTATTACCGTCATCTGCGCTTCGGCTACGCACGGGGCAGTGAGCCGGTGCAGTATCTCCAGCGCATTCGCAATTACGAGGATATCCTCACGCAACAACTGGTCTACAGAGCGAAATAA
- a CDS encoding sensor histidine kinase, translated as MSEAAVEARWHRQRRRLAPLPAMLVGAVLALLLMLLALFAVLGQPWMGVTLVAGENGYPVVHRISPFSEAPPSLQTGQVIVALVHPATGQEISLRDFVPRQEPPSFPTYAEHNAYIQREGLVASALQGEAATLLDDQGRKVRVPLQEDRPLRSVPADFWLFNLFGMIAWTISLAVWGARPRQLPARLLCLSGAGFFMATLFNSVYLGRELALPESSFLFLSRLNNIGLALMLVSLLLLLVYYPRRLTRLPAGLVLVGLLLVYQLNEIFQGYEFPLHAYYVPVMLLYLAGTVAAASQWRLSREQPLDRAALKWLFLSIFIAMGLGLAIYFVPIALTGDTIFPQAAMVGVASTLYIGFAFGVTRYRLFDLERWWFRVWAWFMGGLAVVVFDLFLMAILGMQPVVALGVAVVAAGWLYFPLRQWAWQAMSGTANASPENSLVEMVETISSGVAAGTADRQWRRLLQRLYEPAGITLVDEYLTGPRIRENGAAMDVPLLTGRGALRMNFADRGRRLYGPGDVEHASGLLMVSRRIMRVRLAEIEAARAERDRIMRDLHDDVGGRILTLLRNAPDEHFENLARNALQSLRETMHALDDAAICRLDDSLDDWRAECQSRCQDMGIPLQWRQAVPAGDSTLSIRHHINIRRILSEALTNAFRHAVPETVSVEITGDGGQLGIEVINNGVVVGDRDGGEVDVLAGRGLNHMRTRAEELGGMFSFQLFDDVARLRANVPLSGVTS; from the coding sequence ATGTCCGAGGCGGCTGTGGAGGCACGCTGGCACCGACAACGGCGTCGTCTGGCCCCTCTGCCGGCCATGCTGGTGGGCGCCGTGCTCGCGCTGCTGCTCATGCTGCTGGCGTTGTTCGCGGTGCTCGGGCAGCCCTGGATGGGGGTCACCCTGGTGGCCGGCGAAAACGGCTATCCGGTCGTCCACAGAATCTCTCCTTTCAGCGAAGCGCCCCCGAGCCTGCAGACTGGCCAGGTGATTGTCGCTCTGGTGCACCCGGCGACCGGACAGGAAATTTCTCTGCGGGATTTTGTGCCGCGTCAGGAGCCGCCTTCCTTTCCCACCTATGCAGAGCACAACGCCTATATCCAGCGGGAGGGCCTGGTTGCCTCGGCCTTGCAGGGTGAGGCGGCAACGCTGCTGGATGATCAAGGCCGCAAGGTTCGCGTACCCTTGCAGGAGGACAGGCCCCTGCGGAGCGTGCCGGCGGATTTCTGGCTGTTCAATCTGTTCGGCATGATCGCCTGGACGATCAGTCTGGCGGTGTGGGGCGCGCGTCCGCGTCAGCTGCCGGCACGTCTGCTCTGCCTTTCCGGTGCCGGGTTCTTCATGGCGACCTTGTTTAACAGTGTTTATCTGGGGCGCGAACTTGCCCTGCCGGAAAGCAGCTTCCTGTTCCTGTCTCGCCTGAACAACATCGGGCTGGCCCTGATGCTGGTGTCGTTGTTGCTGCTGCTGGTGTATTACCCCCGTCGCCTGACGCGCCTGCCCGCCGGGCTGGTACTGGTGGGGCTGCTGCTGGTGTATCAGCTCAATGAGATATTCCAGGGTTATGAGTTTCCGCTGCATGCGTACTATGTGCCGGTGATGTTGCTGTATCTGGCCGGTACGGTAGCGGCGGCAAGTCAGTGGCGTCTGTCGCGCGAGCAGCCGCTGGATCGGGCGGCGCTGAAGTGGTTGTTCCTGTCGATCTTCATTGCCATGGGGTTGGGGCTGGCGATTTATTTTGTGCCCATCGCGCTGACCGGCGACACGATCTTTCCGCAGGCCGCGATGGTCGGTGTGGCGTCTACCCTGTATATCGGGTTTGCCTTCGGCGTGACCCGTTATCGGCTGTTTGATCTGGAGCGCTGGTGGTTCCGGGTGTGGGCCTGGTTCATGGGTGGGCTGGCCGTCGTGGTGTTTGATCTCTTCCTGATGGCTATTCTTGGCATGCAGCCGGTGGTTGCCCTGGGTGTTGCGGTGGTGGCGGCGGGGTGGCTGTATTTTCCGTTGCGCCAATGGGCCTGGCAGGCGATGTCCGGCACCGCCAACGCCTCGCCGGAAAATAGCCTGGTGGAAATGGTGGAGACCATATCGAGCGGTGTGGCGGCGGGCACGGCCGACCGGCAATGGCGGCGTCTGCTGCAACGCCTCTACGAGCCGGCGGGCATTACGCTCGTGGACGAGTACCTGACGGGGCCCCGCATTCGCGAGAACGGTGCCGCGATGGATGTGCCGTTACTCACCGGCCGCGGCGCCTTGCGCATGAACTTCGCGGATCGGGGGCGGCGATTGTATGGCCCCGGGGATGTCGAGCACGCCAGCGGATTGCTGATGGTGTCCAGACGCATCATGCGCGTGCGCCTGGCAGAGATCGAGGCCGCACGCGCTGAACGCGACCGGATCATGCGTGACCTGCACGACGATGTGGGCGGGCGAATCCTGACCCTGTTGCGCAATGCGCCAGACGAACACTTCGAGAATCTGGCCCGCAATGCCCTGCAATCCCTGCGTGAAACCATGCACGCGCTGGACGACGCGGCGATCTGTCGGCTGGATGACAGCCTCGATGACTGGCGGGCGGAGTGCCAGTCCCGCTGCCAGGACATGGGTATTCCCCTGCAGTGGCGCCAGGCCGTGCCCGCCGGAGACAGCACCCTCAGTATCCGTCATCACATCAATATCCGCCGTATCCTGTCGGAAGCGCTGACCAATGCCTTCCGGCATGCCGTGCCGGAAACCGTGAGCGTGGAGATCACCGGCGATGGCGGGCAACTGGGTATTGAAGTCATCAACAACGGCGTGGTGGTGGGCGACCGGGACGGTGGTGAGGTGGACGTGCTGGCGGGGCGCGGGCTGAATCACATGCGGACTCGCGCGGAAGAACTGGGAGGCATGTTCAGCTTCCAGTTGTTTGACGACGTCGCCCGTCTGCGCGCCAATGTGCCCTTGTCCGGGGTGACCTCGTGA
- a CDS encoding ion transporter has protein sequence MNTLVLNGWRERLGDWIESAAVRHFITALIVVNAIVLGVETSATARAAAGELLALLNGAILLVFVVEILVKLVAFGPRFFRSGWNIFDFLIVGISLAPTSGPLAILRSLRILRVLRLLSSVKRLRMLVESLMHSLPGIGWTAALLLMMFYIFGVMGTELFGESFPDWFGTLGASIYSLFQIMTLESWSMGIARPVMEQYPYAWVFFVPFILISSFMVLNLFIAIIVSATQEVHETELRAERELENKRAHDERQEMLNLLRSVEQKVALLESRVSSDQSRFTDQG, from the coding sequence ATGAATACGCTGGTACTGAACGGGTGGCGTGAGCGACTGGGTGACTGGATCGAGTCGGCGGCGGTGCGGCACTTCATCACCGCGCTGATCGTCGTCAACGCCATCGTGCTGGGGGTCGAGACCTCGGCCACGGCGCGGGCGGCGGCCGGTGAGCTGCTGGCGCTGCTCAATGGCGCCATCCTGCTGGTGTTTGTGGTGGAGATTCTGGTCAAGCTGGTGGCGTTCGGCCCGCGATTCTTCCGCTCCGGCTGGAATATCTTCGACTTCCTGATCGTGGGCATTTCACTGGCACCGACCTCCGGGCCACTGGCGATCCTGCGCAGCCTGCGTATCTTGCGGGTGCTGCGCCTGCTGTCGTCGGTGAAGCGGCTGCGCATGCTGGTGGAATCGCTGATGCATTCGCTGCCCGGTATTGGCTGGACGGCGGCCCTGTTGCTGATGATGTTCTATATCTTCGGCGTGATGGGCACGGAGCTGTTCGGCGAGTCGTTCCCGGACTGGTTTGGCACGCTGGGCGCCAGTATCTACAGCCTGTTCCAGATCATGACGCTGGAGAGCTGGTCAATGGGCATTGCCCGGCCCGTGATGGAGCAGTACCCCTATGCCTGGGTGTTTTTCGTACCCTTTATTCTGATTTCCAGTTTCATGGTGCTGAACCTGTTTATTGCGATTATTGTCAGCGCGACGCAGGAAGTGCATGAAACCGAATTGCGCGCCGAGCGGGAGCTGGAAAACAAGCGTGCGCATGACGAGCGGCAGGAGATGCTGAACCTGTTGCGTTCAGTTGAGCAGAAAGTGGCGCTGCTGGAGTCGCGTGTGTCGTCGGATCAGAGTCGATTCACGGATCAGGGTTGA
- a CDS encoding ATP-binding protein — MSSIINRPGLLAPRTQLLLLCMLALLATLLCTLWVATTPYLGLDLVKTEEAPGVRVQSLQPNSPNISRISAGTVLVAVWRDGVRVPLHNDTLIEDPDLLDYASYNRFLREQSLLWQALADPPLVVETDQGARIELQVDQPWWSPAMTYALLHGLYGWVALLVALGIWVYNPQRTETRLFAASGVALFATTLTLASYGGRELALPGNVIAALMSVNHLAVLMVCATLSVLFWVYPIRLGRAPVPMIGVLLGLAAWVADQLQFTPGPQYTIYSTILGGFVCGIIIMGLQWRATRGHPLERAALKWCFLSIFVGSLLMIALIMLPAAVGGTRAVPLVISLASVLVLYLGLAAGLHRYRLFHVERWWFRTWHWFFGGVLVLALDALLVFVIGLAGGMALLLSLAIAGWVYFPLRQWLMGLLGRSDQRPLDTTLRQLVNNLFAADSEARIRSAWPDLLRRMFNPLQCCAVHMPVAGDIAVSEDGARLYLRALTPADADLMLEHPDRGGRLFNPEDLRVARLLRDLTDKAVEAVRARELGAEAERQRIARDLHDDVGGRILSLLRNAPDERQEGLARNALQSLREASKALDHSASSRLSDGLEDWQMECRARCGEMRVPLQWLQNVNAEGADLSVRHNINVRRILSEALTNAFRHAAPSRITVRVGGDASGLTLEVVNDGVGEMAIERDVLAGRGLNHMRTRAEELGGRFSFELDEQQARLFADIPLGQV, encoded by the coding sequence GTGAGCTCGATCATCAACCGTCCGGGGCTTCTGGCGCCGCGCACGCAACTTCTGCTGCTGTGCATGCTGGCGTTGCTGGCCACCCTGCTGTGCACCTTGTGGGTGGCCACCACGCCGTACCTGGGGCTGGACCTGGTCAAGACCGAGGAGGCACCGGGCGTGCGCGTCCAGAGCCTGCAGCCCAACTCGCCGAATATATCGAGGATCAGTGCGGGCACGGTGCTGGTGGCGGTATGGCGTGATGGTGTTCGGGTGCCGCTGCATAACGACACGCTGATTGAAGACCCTGACCTGCTGGATTACGCCAGCTATAACCGCTTCCTGCGTGAACAGAGTCTGCTCTGGCAGGCCCTGGCTGATCCCCCGCTGGTTGTGGAAACCGACCAGGGTGCCCGGATCGAGTTGCAGGTGGACCAGCCCTGGTGGTCCCCGGCCATGACCTACGCCTTGCTGCATGGCTTGTACGGCTGGGTGGCCTTGCTGGTGGCGCTGGGTATCTGGGTCTATAACCCGCAACGGACCGAAACGCGCCTGTTTGCCGCCTCCGGTGTCGCACTGTTCGCCACTACGCTGACACTGGCCTCTTATGGCGGCCGTGAACTGGCCTTGCCCGGTAACGTGATTGCCGCGCTGATGTCCGTCAATCACCTTGCTGTGCTGATGGTGTGTGCCACCTTGTCGGTGCTGTTCTGGGTTTACCCGATACGTCTGGGGCGTGCGCCGGTACCGATGATCGGCGTATTGCTGGGACTTGCCGCCTGGGTGGCGGATCAGTTGCAGTTTACCCCGGGGCCGCAGTACACCATTTACAGTACCATCCTGGGGGGGTTCGTCTGCGGTATCATCATCATGGGCCTGCAATGGCGCGCGACCCGTGGTCACCCGCTGGAGCGGGCAGCGCTGAAATGGTGCTTCCTCTCGATCTTCGTGGGCTCATTGTTGATGATTGCCCTGATCATGCTCCCCGCTGCCGTGGGGGGGACAAGAGCGGTGCCGCTGGTCATCAGTCTGGCGTCGGTGCTGGTGTTGTATCTGGGGCTGGCGGCGGGCCTGCATCGCTACCGCCTGTTTCATGTCGAACGCTGGTGGTTCCGCACCTGGCACTGGTTCTTCGGCGGTGTGCTGGTGCTGGCACTGGACGCCCTGCTGGTGTTCGTGATCGGGCTGGCGGGGGGGATGGCGCTGTTGCTGTCACTGGCGATTGCCGGCTGGGTCTACTTCCCATTGCGTCAGTGGCTCATGGGCCTGCTCGGTCGCTCCGACCAGCGTCCGCTGGACACCACACTGCGGCAGCTGGTCAACAACCTGTTCGCTGCCGACAGCGAAGCGCGCATTCGCAGCGCCTGGCCTGATCTGCTGCGACGCATGTTCAATCCGTTGCAATGTTGCGCCGTGCACATGCCGGTGGCGGGGGATATTGCCGTATCCGAGGATGGCGCCCGGCTTTACCTGCGCGCGCTGACGCCCGCCGATGCGGATCTGATGCTGGAGCATCCGGATCGCGGCGGCCGCCTGTTCAACCCCGAGGACCTGCGCGTGGCCCGCCTGTTGCGTGATCTGACGGACAAGGCCGTGGAGGCGGTGCGTGCACGCGAACTTGGCGCGGAAGCCGAGCGCCAGCGCATTGCCCGTGATCTGCATGACGATGTAGGGGGGCGCATCCTCAGCCTGCTGCGCAACGCGCCGGATGAGCGCCAGGAAGGCCTGGCGCGCAATGCGCTGCAATCGCTGCGCGAGGCCTCGAAGGCACTGGATCACAGCGCCAGCAGCCGCCTGAGTGATGGCCTGGAAGACTGGCAGATGGAGTGCCGGGCCCGGTGTGGCGAGATGCGGGTGCCATTGCAGTGGCTGCAGAACGTCAATGCCGAGGGCGCCGACCTGTCGGTGCGGCATAACATCAATGTGCGGCGCATTCTGTCTGAAGCCCTGACCAACGCGTTTCGTCACGCGGCCCCGTCGCGGATTACGGTGCGGGTCGGCGGGGACGCCTCGGGTCTGACCCTGGAAGTGGTCAACGACGGGGTGGGAGAGATGGCGATCGAACGTGATGTGCTGGCGGGGCGCGGCCTCAACCACATGCGTACCCGCGCCGAAGAACTCGGCGGTCGGTTCAGCTTCGAACTGGATGAGCAGCAGGCCCGGCTGTTTGCCGATATCCCGCTGGGCCAGGTCTGA
- a CDS encoding response regulator produces MQTVLIVEDHEETRQWLAGIVRDAFASPDLLEAGTLEQARALLKQRTVSLALVDLSLPDGSGMQLLQSLQESSPETYLVVTTIFDDDRHLFDALQAGANGYLLKDQPRQVMVDSLSGIASGRPPLSPAIARRILRHFQQAPVRAVENPLSEREVEVLLLLAKGLGRSEIAELLNVSVNTAASHIKSIYRKLNVSGRAEATLEAVQMGIVPQSQPRR; encoded by the coding sequence ATGCAGACAGTACTGATCGTGGAAGACCACGAAGAAACCCGCCAATGGCTTGCCGGGATCGTCAGGGACGCCTTCGCGTCGCCTGATTTGCTGGAGGCGGGGACGCTGGAGCAGGCGCGCGCGTTGCTCAAGCAGCGTACGGTATCGCTGGCCCTGGTGGATCTGAGCCTGCCGGACGGCAGTGGCATGCAGTTGCTGCAATCCCTGCAGGAGTCCAGTCCGGAAACCTATCTGGTGGTCACCACCATCTTTGATGACGATCGACATCTGTTCGATGCCCTGCAGGCGGGCGCCAACGGTTATTTGCTCAAGGATCAGCCGCGCCAGGTGATGGTGGACAGCCTGAGCGGTATTGCCAGCGGTCGCCCGCCCCTGAGCCCGGCCATCGCCCGGCGTATTCTGCGGCATTTCCAGCAGGCGCCGGTACGGGCGGTGGAAAACCCGCTTTCCGAGCGCGAGGTGGAAGTGTTGCTGCTGCTGGCCAAGGGCCTGGGGCGCAGCGAAATTGCCGAGCTGCTGAACGTGTCGGTGAATACCGCTGCCAGCCATATCAAGTCCATCTATCGCAAGCTGAACGTGTCGGGGCGTGCTGAAGCCACCCTCGAAGCCGTACAGATGGGCATTGTTCCGCAGTCACAGCCTCGCCGCTAG